One stretch of Paenibacillus sp. FSL R5-0341 DNA includes these proteins:
- a CDS encoding ABC transporter ATP-binding protein, producing the protein MMKLFRMLKPYRIPIIFILVLVLFQSLAELYLPTLMADIVNDGIIKGDIPYIWQIGGWMLVIAIGGTACSVIASYLSSRTAGGFAKQLRSRVFRHVENFSLQEFDKMGTASLITRTTNDITQVQNVLTMMLRMMIMAPLMCIGGIFMAVSQDAKLSTIFLVVLPVLGGAIALIGAKGLPLFKTIQKKLDRLNLVLREQLTGIRVVRSFNRGEHEKVRFNGANTELRDSSIKVNVLMATIMPVMMLVMNFSMIAILYFGGLRIDSGNMNIGALIAFIQYAMQIMFSLIMVSMIFVMIPRASASAERINEVLDMQPDLSNPEQPRGMQSMQGMIEFDNVTFRYPGAENPALSDISFTARSGETTAIIGGTGSGKSTLLSLIPRFYDVTEGSVRVNGTDVRELRQEDLRAKIGFVPQKAVLFTGTITENIRHGKDDATMDEVVHAARTAQAENFITEMKDGYDSLIAQGGNNVSGGQKQRLSIARALVRRPEVYIFDDSFSALDFKTDAKLRAALKSETTEAAVLIVAQRVSTVMDADRILVMDEGRIVGSGTHKELLEHNEVYREIVSSQLTEEEIA; encoded by the coding sequence ATGATGAAACTGTTTCGCATGCTGAAGCCATACCGAATTCCGATTATCTTCATTCTGGTTTTGGTACTGTTTCAGTCGCTTGCTGAATTGTACCTGCCTACACTAATGGCGGATATCGTGAATGACGGCATTATTAAGGGAGATATCCCGTATATCTGGCAGATTGGTGGGTGGATGCTGGTCATTGCGATTGGCGGAACAGCATGTTCGGTAATTGCCAGTTATCTCTCATCTCGAACAGCGGGTGGGTTTGCCAAACAACTGCGTAGCAGAGTATTCCGCCATGTGGAGAACTTCTCTCTCCAGGAGTTCGATAAGATGGGTACTGCTTCACTGATTACGCGTACGACAAATGACATTACGCAGGTACAGAACGTACTTACGATGATGCTGCGCATGATGATTATGGCTCCGCTCATGTGTATCGGGGGTATCTTCATGGCGGTATCTCAGGACGCCAAATTATCTACGATTTTCCTGGTCGTGCTTCCTGTTCTGGGCGGAGCCATTGCGTTGATTGGTGCCAAGGGTTTACCTTTGTTCAAAACCATTCAGAAAAAGCTGGACCGACTCAACCTGGTGCTGCGTGAGCAGTTAACAGGGATTCGGGTTGTTCGTTCCTTTAACCGTGGGGAGCATGAGAAAGTGCGCTTTAACGGGGCCAATACAGAACTGAGAGATTCATCGATCAAAGTTAATGTGCTCATGGCGACCATCATGCCTGTGATGATGCTGGTTATGAACTTTTCGATGATTGCCATCCTTTATTTTGGTGGACTTCGGATCGACAGCGGCAATATGAACATCGGTGCATTGATTGCCTTCATCCAGTATGCAATGCAAATCATGTTCTCACTTATTATGGTTTCGATGATCTTTGTCATGATTCCAAGAGCTTCAGCATCGGCAGAACGGATCAACGAAGTGCTTGATATGCAGCCGGATCTTAGCAACCCCGAGCAGCCTCGTGGTATGCAATCCATGCAGGGTATGATTGAGTTTGACAATGTAACTTTCCGTTATCCGGGCGCAGAGAATCCAGCTTTGTCCGATATCTCCTTTACAGCTCGCTCAGGTGAGACAACAGCCATCATTGGCGGTACGGGTTCAGGGAAATCGACATTGCTTAGTCTTATTCCACGATTCTACGATGTGACTGAAGGCAGTGTTCGGGTAAATGGTACGGATGTACGTGAGCTTCGGCAGGAAGATCTGCGTGCCAAAATTGGCTTTGTACCACAGAAGGCAGTCCTCTTCACGGGTACGATTACGGAAAATATCCGTCACGGGAAAGACGATGCCACAATGGATGAAGTTGTTCATGCAGCCCGTACGGCTCAGGCAGAGAATTTCATTACCGAGATGAAAGATGGATATGACAGCCTTATCGCACAAGGCGGTAACAACGTCTCTGGTGGACAAAAGCAACGTCTGTCCATCGCTCGCGCACTTGTTCGCCGTCCGGAAGTCTATATCTTTGATGACAGTTTCTCTGCTCTCGATTTCAAAACGGATGCTAAACTTCGTGCTGCGCTGAAGTCCGAAACGACAGAAGCGGCTGTGCTAATTGTAGCCCAACGAGTAAGTACAGTAATGGATGCCGATCGCATTCTAGTGATGGATGAGGGCCGAATTGTCGGTTCAGGAACACATAAAGAGCTGCTGGAGCACAATGAAGTGTATCGCGAGATTGTATCCTCCCAGCTGACAGAGGAGGAGATCGCATGA